A part of Aegilops tauschii subsp. strangulata cultivar AL8/78 chromosome 2, Aet v6.0, whole genome shotgun sequence genomic DNA contains:
- the LOC109750048 gene encoding carotenoid cleavage dioxygenase 7, chloroplastic, whose amino-acid sequence MHAVVHHHPPSLHVPPPRRLARAAVRGTAGATTAAATEPDTLSKAFWDYNLLFRSQRAETSAPVQLRVTEGAIPPDFPAGTYYLAGPGMFSDDHGSIVHPLDGHGYLRSFRFHPDDGVHYAARYVETAAKTEEKGDGASWRFTHRGPFSVLQGGHRVGNVKVMKNVANTSVLWWGGRLLCLWEGGMPYELDPKTLETVGPFDLLALGDRADGAAPARRRLGHRRRPWLAEAGLDVATRLLRPVLSGVFSMPPKRLLAHYKVDPKRNRLLMVACNAEDMLLPRANFTFYEFDAGFRLVQKREFVLPAHLMIHDWAFTDSHYVVLGNRIRLDIPGSMLAMTGTHPMIAALTLDPGRQTTPVYLLPRSTEAVASGRDWTVPVEAPSQMWSLHVGNAFEEDNARGGLDLHLHMSGCSYDWFHFHRMFGYNWKNKKLDPAFMNAVKTKEMLPRLVKVAIELDKRGGAYRRCSVKRLSDQWNRPADFPAINPGYANKRNRFIYAGAASGSRKLLPYFPFDSVVKVDVSNGSARRWSSEGRKFVGEPVFIPTGGGEEDHGYVLLVEYAVSEDRCNLVVLDARKIGKRGALVAKLEVPKHLTFPMGFHGFWADK is encoded by the exons ATGCACGCCGTCGTGCACCACCACCCCCCTAGCCTCCAcgtcccgccgccgcgccggctcGCCCGCGCGGCCGTCCGCGGCACGGCCGGCGCCACCACCGCGGCGGCGACGGAGCCAGACACGTTGTCGAAGGCGTTCTGGGACTACAACCTCCTCTTCCGGTCGCAGCGCGCCGAGACGTCCGCCCCCGTGCAGCTCCGCGTCACCGAGGGCGCCATCCCGCCGGACTTCCCGGCCGGCACCTACTACCTCGCCGGGCCCGGCATGTTCTCCGACGACCACGGCTCCATCGTCCACCCGCTCGACGGCCACGGCTACCTCCGCTCCTTCCGCTTCCACCCCGACGACGGCGTGCACTACGCCGCACG GTACGTGGAGACGGCGGCGAAGACGGAGGAGAAGGGTGACGGCGCGTCGTGGAGGTTCACGCACCGGGGCCCCTTCTCGGTGCTGCAGGGCGGGCACAGGGTGGGCAACGTGAAGGTGATGAAGAACGTGGCCAACACCAGCGTGCTCTGGTGGGGCGGCCGGCTGCTCTGCCTCTGGGAGGGCGGCATGCCGTACGAGCTCGACCCCAAGACGCTGGAGACCGTCGGCCCGTTCGACCTGCTCGCGCTCGGCGACCGCGCCGACGGGGCGGCCCCCGCTCGGCGCCGCCTGGGGCACCGGCGGCGGCCCTGGCTGGCGGAGGCCGGGCTCGACGTGGCCACCCGCTTGCTGCGCCCCGTGCTCAGTG GCGTGTTCAGCATGCCGCCCAAGCGGCTGCTGGCGCACTACAAGGTCGACCCCAAGCGCAACCGGCTGCTCATGGTGGCCTGCAACGCCGAGGACATGCTCCTCCCGCGCGCCAACTTCACTTTCTACG AGTTCGACGCCGGATTCAGGCTGGTGCAGAAGCGAGAGTTCGTGCTGCCGGCGCACCTCATGATCCACGACTGGGCCTTCACCGACTCCCACTACGTCGTCCTCGGCAACAGGATCAGGCTCGACATCCCGGGGTCGATGCTGGCCATGACGGGCACGCACCCCATGATCGCGGCGCTGACGCTGGACCCGGGCAGGCAGACCACGCCGGTCTACCTGCTGCCGCGCTCCACGGAGGCCGTGGCCAGCGGCCGCGACTGGACCGTGCCCGTCGAGGCGCCGTCGCAGATGTGGTCGCTGCACGTCGGCAACGCCTTCGAGGAGGACAACGCCCGCGGCGGCCTCGACCTGCACCTGCACATGTCGGGCTGCTCCTACGACTGGTTCCATTTCCACAGGATGTTCG GTTACAACTGGAAGAACAAGAAGCTGGACCCTGCCTTCATGAACGCGGTAAAGACCAAGGAAATGCTGCCTCGCCTCGTAAAG GTGGCAATTGAGCTCGACAAGAGAGGAGGAGCATACCGGAGATGCTCCGTGAAGAGACTGTCTGATCAGTGGAACAGACCGGCAGACTTCCCCGCGATAAATCCAGGCTATGCCAACAAGAGGAATAGGTTCATTTACGCGGGCGCTGCCTCCGGTTCTCGCAAACTACTCCCATATTTTCCGTTTGACAGCGTGGTGAAGGTCGATGTCTCGAATGGGTCGGCGAGGCGCTGGTCTTCCGAGGGGCGCAAGTTCGTCGGGGAGCCGGTCTTCATCCCCACCGGCGGTGGGGAGGAGGATCACGGCTATGTTCTTCTGGTAGAG TATGCGGTATCCGAGGACAGATGTAACCTGGTGGTGTTGGATGCAAGGAAGATAGGGAAAAGAGGTGCACTTGTGGCAAAACTTGAAGTACCAAAGCACCTCACCTTCCCAATGGGATTCCATGGGTTTTGGGCTGATAAATGA
- the LOC109750037 gene encoding uncharacterized protein — MLLTKPQLSSSLLASTPLFNPTSNPNHAKPIAASPSPRRRLRISAASTAVSPGATALSRVDVLSEALPFIQRFKGKTVVVKYGGAAMKSPELQSSVIRDLVLLSCVGLRPILVHGGGPEINSWLLRVGVEPQFRNGLRVTDALTMEVVEMVLVGKVNKNLVSLINLAGGTAVGLCGKDARLITARPSPNAAALGFVGEVARVDATVLHPIIASGHIPVIATVAADETGQAYNINADTAAGEIAAAVGAEKLLLLTDVSGILADRNDPGSLVKEIDIAGVRQMVSGGQVAGGMIPKVECCVRALAQGVHTASIIDGRVPHSLLLEILTDEGTGTMITG; from the coding sequence ATGCTGCTCACGAAGCCCCAGCTCTCTTCCTCTCTGCTCGCATCCACGCCGCTCTTTAACCCCACATCCAATCCCAACCACGCCAAGCCAAtcgccgcctccccctccccccgccgccgcctccgcatCTCCGCCGCATCCACGGCTGTTtcgccgggggcgacggcgctCAGCCGCGTCGACGTGCTCTCGGAGGCGCTCCCCTTCATCCAGCGCTTCAAGGGCAAGACGGTGGTGGTCAAGTACGGCGGCGCCGCGATGAAGTCCCCCGAGCTGCAGTCGTCCGTGATCCGCGACCTCGTCCTCCTCTCCTGCGTCGGCCTCCGCCCCATCCTCGTCCACGGCGGCGGGCCCGAGATCAACTCCTGGCTGCTCCGCGTCGGCGTCGAGCCGCAGTTCCGCAACGGCCTCCGCGTCACCGACGCGCTCACCATGGAGGTCGTCGAGATGGTGCTCGTTGGCAAGGTCAACAAGAATCTCGTCTCCCTCATCAACCTCGCCGGCGGCACTGCCGTCGGCCTCTGCGGCAAGGACGCCCGCCTCATtaccgcgcgcccctcccccaaCGCCGCAGCCCTTGGGTTCGTTGGCGAAGTCGCGCGGGTGGACGCCACAGTCCTCCACCCCATCATCGCCTCTGGCCACATCCCGGTCATTGCCACCGTTGCCGCCGACGAGACAGGGCAGGCCTACAACATCAACGCGGATACGGCGGCAGGTGAGATTGCCGCTGCGGTGGGCGCCGAGAAATTGCTACTGCTCACAGATGTGTCGGGGATACTGGCGGACCGTAATGACCCTGGGAGCCTGGTGAAGGAGATTGATATCGCTGGGGTGCGGCAGATGGTATCCGGTGGGCAGGTAGCTGGTGGAATGATCCCAAAGGTGGAGTGCTGCGTGCGAGCTCTCGCCCAGGGTGTGCACACTGCAAGCATCATCGATGGGCGTGTCCCGCACTCGCTGTTGCTCGAGATTCTCACAGATGAGGGCACTGGCACAATGATCACCGGCTAA